A stretch of DNA from Malus sylvestris chromosome 9, drMalSylv7.2, whole genome shotgun sequence:
aacaggattgcttgctccaaaatcgaagaggcaccgccctccgaatctcgagagccagactcccaacatgattacttcctcaaaaatcgaagagacactgctctccgaatctcgagagccaaacccccagcatgattgctttctcaaaaatcgaagaggcatcgttctccgaatctcgagagccagataccacagaccattttttcaaagtgctctgacaaagttaaaacatgtgaaactggcagctcccactaccgtgctatgaccaagcagggtaaaggaatagcattactacttgttgttagggagactcctatatatgtcgacctccatccccaacggacaggcagacctgcaaaaatgctcaacccttcatcatatctgagagggcactcccaacgaagcctttcgaaatattcagctttctttccccccgataatacctctgcaaacaagctatactagagcaagaatatctcatatcatcagggttaaaagcaagagtatcccatatcatgctttttccatgtcttttcttttggccttgtttttacctgcaagacaaggagaaagagagcaatcagtcagcacttggaatcaagcttccagctaggaactgactgcctggaaccccttacctgattacttacctggcattgctctcgagtactcatcttcaacatcttatgtttccagggaagattccgcatctgcttgaggaacagatagggcaagtgcgaaggatacaaggaagcatgtggagacaagcgtaacagcacacgtgccgatacatccattactctgtcaaaagcaaaagtatcccatatcagcagggtggaacgtactctagatttgatggacttgttttgaccctcaaattcttcagtcggccttatactctggaggaaaccagaaaaccctccagctcagttcaagaataagcctgtggaaagttacttcttcaaaagcaaaagtatctcatatcatctcttctcatttttcttctctttatccttcatgctgctgcaagatggggagaaggtgaacaatcagtcggaactctgattgcttaccttgtctgtcacctctttcagcagaccccctagctcggcgacttgggggactcctactacatggtttgtatcgcacttgaccaagcctgaaactacaagtaagcttcaagtgaaattgatacattaccttgtgcatctccaccagttgaagataccacccctggatggaggaagagtacttccagagaagatgccatctacctatgagacagataaggcaagtcaagacgacaccacactccgatagttagaagtttcgtgattacgagatcactcccacaatatttcctaatgtcatttgtactaaatcattcacttgtactcactaaaggagagcttgaacctatgtacttgtgtaaacccttcacaattaatgagaacttttctattccgtggacgtagccaatctgggtaaaccacgtacatcttgtgtttgctttcctatctctatccatttatatacttatccacactaatggccggagcaatctagcgaagatcataaaaagcgaccgttttcgctacctaggatctatcttgcaagagaacggagaattagatggagatctcaaccatggaatacgagctggatggatgaagtgtaagagtgcatccggcgtgttgtgtgaccgtcgtaggccactgaagctcaagggaaaattttataggacgacaataaggccagcaatgttgtatggcacagaatgttgggcggtgaagcatcaacacgtacacaaaatgggtgtagcggagatgaggatgcttcgtgggatgtgtgggcacacgagaaaggataagattgggaatgaggatatccgaggtaaagtaggaatagccgaaattgtaggaaagatgagagaaaatcggctccggtgatttggacatgtgcaaagaaggccgactgacgcttcggttcgaagatgtgactacgggacagaggttcagggccgaaggggtagaggaagacctaggaaaactttggaagagactctaagaaaagacttagagtacttggatctaacggatgacatgacacaaaaccgagcgcaatggcgttctaggattcatatagccgaccccacttagtgggaaaaggctttgttgttgttgttgttgttgttgtttcagTATTAAAAGTCAAGAAAGAAATGCTTCGTGTCAACTTTTGAGGAGCTGCCAACTGATCCTAGCAATGTAAAGAATTATTTTGTGCACTTAATTGTTACTTGACTTACTTTTTAGATTCTAGTTATCCTAGACAAAGTGGAAAgtgtgagaggaggggagggaaaaggaaaaaaacaagaggaaagagaatcctactcttagaccatctccaacccttggcctaaaacctaaaatttttagcctagaaaatttaggttttaacctagAAACAGCTTTTCTGCTCTAACCCTTAtgacctaaaattttagctccagattattaaagaatgaatttagactaattttttttttcttaaagtaacttttttaaaataaaaaattatgtagactatcttaatttaattttatgaatattttaacctaaaaatatttagaatctGACAAATACTAAAAAATCACTAATtgacaccatgaaactcgttaaacactataaaaaaaaattatgaaagaaatgaaagatttttttaattgttttagtcCAGGATTGGAGAATGCCTTATTAAAATAGCTAATATATGACATTCGTGGACGAAACTTTCTTTTGGTTTCTCTGCACTAGTTTGAACCTATTCTAACATCTGTACCTTTTTTATTTAGTATTTAAAATAACCACAAAATTATCGATATTTACttcaaaatatttgaaaaacaaaGATCGATATGAAAATAGGGTGAAATAAAAACTTCACGCTATATTGACGAGATATaagaaaatcaataaatattGATGATACTTACCAATTTCTtacaaaaaatttattaaaacccATTCAGATTTTgaacatttgaatttttttttttttataaaatctcAATGAGTTAGTATATTCATCTCAATGCAAAGTTTCATATAAAACAACTGATATCAATATCAATGTATATTGatcgatatttttataaatttgcaAACAGACATTTTCAACTATAGTAATATTTTAAAGAGTGCTTTTACTCCATCCCCAACCATCTCCTGCTTCCCAATGTCCCTATTTATCAACAACGCCTCGTCCCGAAGAGTGTATTTTTGTTCATCATCATTTAGTGTGGTGCATGCACACTACCTTATTCAtcaccgttagatgagtttaaattttgagatttatacttatccactacacgaatctcaaaattcaaactcatttaAAGGTAATTAATAGGATGGTATACACCATTTAGTATGATcagcaaaaatgctcccttcCCCCATAAGGCTGCGAATTCCATCGTCTCTTGAATTCCCCTTCAATTCAATCTCAATCAGTAGCCAAACAGGGTAAAAGTGAATGGCTTCAATTACGATCTTCCCAGGTGGTTGCATAGTTACGTATCAGGTACCCGCATTTCTACTACACTCTCTTCTCCCAAACACATTTCTACTTTACTTTCTCTTCCCAAATCTTCAAAACGGCTGGCTGCCCACCTTTTTATTTCCTCGCCGGCTCTTCCCCGCCGGAGAATGATCCCGATCAAACAGCTCTTCCCAGATTTATTAATGGGTGATTAATGAGTTTGTTCTAATTAAATAAAATGTCTGATATGCAGGGACATATCTTTGTCTTCAATGGCATTCCGTCGTCGTATGCCATACAAAGCCATATTCATACTGCCAATTTGCTATTGTGTCAAGAGAGGTTGAGGGAGGTGATGCGGGTTGCCCGGCAGGAGGCTCAGGCTTCCCGGCTGGAGGCCCAGGCTACTCAGGAGCGCGTAAGATTTCAGATTTGTTTAATTGTTATGTTATCATTTGTGAGTCTCGAATTCAACTTAAAGTTTTGCTTTTGGCTTGATTTCTACGCGTTTCATTTCGTATGTTATAGATTTGATTCTTCAATACTCTGTGTGAATAGTTGGTTATGGTTTTCTGTGTAAATAATTGTTTAAATGCCCTAATTGGGTTTTCTTTGAATCCAGTTTTTGTTTAAATGCTCGGTGTCTGCATTTGCTTATGCGTATTCTCCGGTGTTTATGTATCAACTGTAGAAGAACATAGTGAATCTTGTTATGATGTTGTATGTATTGTGTTCTGATTTGGTAATCTGGTTTCTCAAACACAAGATAGTTCAAATGCAAGAGGAGACAAGGCAGCGCCGTCGAGAGAGCGAAGAGCGACTGCAGCAACTAGAGGTGGAGGGTGCAGAGCGACTGCGGTTACTGCGGCTGGAGACCAGAAGACTGGAGCTGAGTGTTGAGGCGTTGCAGAGAAACCCAGGAGCTGAATCCAGCGGCAGCAACAACAACTTTCCCCCATTCCGCTAGTTTTGGTATGTACTGCCCCTTCTCTTTTATATgaatatgaacagcatgatataTCTAACTTCCACCCCCTTGCTCCTTTGATCACATTTTGTTCGACGAAGTTCAATCCTACGTAACCATTTCGAAAATTGCCCACTATCCCTAAGTTGAATCTTATGGATTGCCTACAGACTGCTTCCGATTACGTAAAGATTCAACTTCGAGATGTAATTGGATGTCCTAATGTTTTGCCTTCTACATGGTTTGGATAtttttcttgaaagttgtttCCTGTGTTGTAAGTTCAGTGGTGCGGGAGTGTTCAAGTCATTAGATGCCGAACTGTTCGTCCAAAAGCTTCTAAGGGACAAAGCAAGCGCAGGACTATATAATATGGTGTCTTTTGATATGGattgtgtttataccatacttagggcatccgtatttagatctcgtataaatacttggaggacttaaatgtaattatgtaataaaggaatgggcaaatatgtaataagtgaggaacccttattctataaaaggactcatcaccctcacaataggaggaggccatttcttaagccttcCCACCcatctcacatcccctctcattttcataggttctctccctcacctctcagagaaatacaataatcagtatggacgtagcccaaaccttggggtgaaccacgatacatcttgtgttatttacattacttgcagattcacggtcggatttacgttgttccaagaccttcggttttgtgcatcaacatattgtATTTTGTTAATCGTACAATCTTAGGTTGTGGCTTCCAATTTAGTCTTGTGCTCTAAAATATTTTGGCTAAGGTTAACTAACTTTTTATGAATCACGTGTGATAGGTGCATTATTTATCACATTTTCATGTTAATTATCCCTAAGTTTTATTAAGGAATTGATTATAAAAGAGCCTTATTACTTTCCTTAATTTCAGCCAATCTTTACACTTAGAACGTTTTGGGTGATAACTAGACTTTCTGAAGGAGTTTTGGTGCAAGGCCAATTGGAAAAGATATCTAAGAGGCTGAAGATCGTTATGTCcgaatttcataattttccttTGTAAAACCCCTCCCCAAATTTAGTTTGTAATTTTATGTTTCCCCTAAAAGTTATTGAAATTTGCAATTAGGTCCCTTATCCTAATCTAATATGGACCCTCCATCTAGATTTTCTTTCTCCCCCACGTTGCCACATGGCAGGCCACTAACTCACCTtatatctttcttctttctcgAGTCTCTCTGGGATCTCTCACTCTCAACTTTCACCTCTCAACTCtcaactctcactctctctctcactctccttCTCACTCCCTTTCCCGATCACACCCACGCACACCCACACCTCCACCTCGTCGTCGAcgcatcaccaccaccatcttcgtggactctctctcactcccccTCGTCTCTGCAAGCTCCGGGACACCCAGAGGCACCCAAATCTCTTCGGCAAGCCCCGTGCCTTTTGCATGAGATTCCAACCACCCCGTCCATTTTCCGTTGGATTTCAGGTACAAAACCTCTTCCCTTCTCTTATATCTTCATGTTCGTAGGTAGATCGGAAGGTAGATCTGCGTTTTGTCGTCGACCGGCGCTGGGGAAGCTCCTACATCCTCTTCCCTGTCGAAACCAGGCCATTAGGCCAGCTCACCCAAAACCCAGTCAAACTAGGCCCCTTTGGGCCGTGTATAGAACTTGGGCCTTTGGCTCGTTTAAAACCCAACCCaatcatttaatttaattaattaattttaattatttaattctaAAACTCAAAGGCCTTAAGGCCATTTCCTTTAAGGCCTTAGGCTTGTACACCCTTAAAACCTTAAACCCTGGGCCGGGCTTCCAAGCCCAAGCTTGCATGTGCAACCTAGGCCCCCAACCCTTTTAGAACCCTAGGACCCTAGGCCTTGAGCCGTGAGAACCCAGGCCTTCGGCCCAttgacccaaaacccaaaacccttggGCCTTAGAACCCATGCCTAAGCCTAGATGCCCAAGCCTAGGAACCTGAACCAAGCCCAGACCCGATTTGACCCAGGTTGACCTGACCCGATGTTCGACCCGGATCCGTTGACTTTGACCCGGTCagcggtcaacgttgactttgaCTTTAATCGGTTAACGATcaatgttgacttttgttgactttttcgGGTTTTTGTCCAGGAcccctcctaggctaatttcgacgtcctggacacatttatgatgttcgtttttccaaattcaatcgttttaatagagttttattaattggaccctttctGTGCTTAGATGCAATTATTTGTGGCGTTTCCGTCTTTGCTAGTTGCGTGACTCTTCGACAACTAAGTAtctatgagtggaccccttctcaAATGCATgctttaatagtagaaatgtatacatgaaaaacatgatttattgattatgttttatgagatattatgcttacttagaatattttggaatactaTATTTTCTAGCGAACCCATGTTCTTTGTaggatatctgatggatgacgatatactatgtagaacatgtttttacacacttctttatagtatagatgatggatgactttatactatggagatgtttttgagatatatgtacctatgtttggaaagattatattcaatgtttttgtgcgtatctagtggtcactgttCTGCCTACGGGTgatgatacttatattggcttcggccAGGTGTAGATTGGTGGCTTCGGCCGAaagatacttatattggcttcggccGGGTGTAGGTTGGTGGCTTCGGCAGTATGATACTGATATTGATACCACTAGCTAGTACACTATATACGAGATACGTTTTATGAAatattttatggcatgctagggttttcggaaaacctattacatattagaCTATTGAATTTccataaaactttgggggttagtatgttgataactgttttattatatttatatatcaacttggtccactcatgtttgttttgcaccccctcaggacttagaatcgaggcgtacaatcccggCGTCAAGGCACTTTCGCATCgacatcttcgagtcctctcggtgtaggactcATTCCtttcattcattcaattttatattgtctcttttagtgttttagttagttgtatgctctgaacacgttcctcattcgcatattaattatatttaaatttataagtcttatttatttcttgttctcagcgtttgcattcaataaatggctttcgtcaccctcgggtgtcggccagcacgtgaccaTTCTGATGTCCCATGGACATCGGGATCGGAGCGTGTCATCCATGTAGCCATTCATTCCAGTTTTACAAATCAATCCTGCAGGAGTTGTTTTTCTGTCGAAATTGTGCAGCTATGGGAGAATGAAGATTTGGAGCCTCTCCTGATTTTTCCTAGTGGTGTGtgatatatgcttggaaagataAGACATAAAGCTATGTTTCTCATATTTTAACATAATTTTCTAGTAGATAAATAGACCCCAAAACTGGCATACAAGTTAGATGATATGTTTCCCAAGCCAAAAATGATTCTTTCCTAGTTTGTATCATTAAGTTTTTAggagtttgttttattttaggaGAGTTTCTCCCCGACTTTTTAGGTTTTTCTAGAATAAATAAGGCGTCCTAAGCTTTCTCTACATATTCACCCATATCACTCACACCACTGCACCATTCACCATCTCTGCCATTTGCGAAGAAGAGCTTAGCTTTGCCATGGATTATGGGttttatctttcttttatttttatttttgtgtaattAAGTTAGTTTCTAAGGTTTATGATGAAGCCATGACATGAATATTTGCGAAGTACTTTGTTAATTATTATCTGATTATATGCCATGTTATATTCTTAATCTTTGTGCGTATTTTATTCTAGATTTAGATTTCTAATGACTGATCACCTTAGGAAATTTGCATCCAGATATTTAGATAAATCTATGAGGATAAccaatcaattaggtttattggaATTAAGATTAAGAATAGACAAATTAGTGAGGATGACCAATATCAAGCTAGTCCTACTTGGTTGACATGATTCTTCTATGCCTAACCAATAGGATAGAATATCATGTAGAGATACAAGAGTTGATGCCTGATCACGGATTAATTCATACCTTAGAAAGAACAACCTTTAACATTGGCATGATAATTGGATAGTAGTTGGCTCTAGGAAAAGTAAATAGGATTGTTATGGGTGAATTCATAACCTTAGGCTTCCTTGTGTCgtgtgtgtttattttaattaattatcctttctttttcttgttacttTTAGTCTTAATCAATTATTTAATTCATTATATCATTTGTTTGGTTAATTAAGTCTAGCGTGATTAATCAGTTGAATAGGTGCTAAAGCAATCCCTATGGAATCGACCTCGTATTTGCATATATTATTACAATTGATTTGTGCGCTTGcgagtttaatttggtttaaatgaatCTATTATTTAAGTTAGTTTAAATATACATCAATGGGGGTCTACTTTTGAAAGATAATATTGTAGCTAGCTATTACAAGTATGTTGCCGATTATGAATATTGTAGCTAGCTATTGTATATTGTAGTTATTGTAAGTTTGttgcagaagattgttttatccgTTATTATGTTACTGTTGAATCATGTATATTTTTTTCGTTGCCAAGAGATTAGgtctgtattttttttatttgagtctCACTCATCCAATAATATCAATTACAAGTGCATGAGCAGCTTTATTGGCCTCACAGCCTTGCCAGCGACACGAAAACTTGCAAAAAATTCCTCAAGAAAGAACcctaaacaaagttaaaaagaaTAGAAAAATTCCTTCAATTCCCATATCAATCCGGCAGAGAGTGGTGATTTGTTCTTGATAAAGCTCACTCGATGATGGATAGCTTTGATGAAGAACAACAACTCGCTCTCACCAGTTCACGCGAAGGAGGCAGCGTAGTAATAGAAGGCAGCGTAGCGAGGTTCttagtgttggaaaatattagtattttgatttatttgaatgtttggttttatggGCTTAGCCTGTTAGAATTAGattttgttagagattagggttagtttattataaatagggtgatttatttttcattagaggataagttattcacaatgtagtctcttaggttTTTTGTAGCCATTCCAGCAttttcgtttgtttaataatatttctattattcttattaatcttgttcgttgcgcacttta
This window harbors:
- the LOC126582791 gene encoding uncharacterized protein LOC126582791, which produces MASITIFPGGCIVTYQGHIFVFNGIPSSYAIQSHIHTANLLLCQERLREVMRVARQEAQASRLEAQATQERIVQMQEETRQRRRESEERLQQLEVEGAERLRLLRLETRRLELSVEALQRNPGAESSGSNNNFPPFR